A single Primulina eburnea isolate SZY01 chromosome 11, ASM2296580v1, whole genome shotgun sequence DNA region contains:
- the LOC140805819 gene encoding uncharacterized protein isoform X2: MALATHQLQSCSYFSFPSVPSSWSRASKLKRSVPSSFPVGRKNRFITVKCRSCLSVGASLALGPKSKLFKISAFKGSSRHDGSGSRSSESKSLKNPATVSYWQHESKESLAESSKVQNVVPASYTAADETTTRSQAIQNLFKNWLMLLRSPSQTQTVEEVNKPSSVSTELSKTKQKQERAHLCTSQLTLYMDQKCQKN, translated from the exons ATGGCATTGGCAACTCATCAGTTGCAG AGCTGCTCTTATTTTTCTTTCCCCTCCGTGCCTTCATCTTGGAGCAGAGCGAGCAAATTAAAACGTAGCGTTCCATCATCCTTTCCTGTTGGACGGAAAAATAGATTTATAACTGTGAAATGTAGATCTTGTTTGAG TGTAGGAGCTTCCCTTGCCCTTGGACCTAAgtcaaaattatttaaaatatcagCTTTTAAAGGTAGCAGTAGACATGATGGTTCTGGCAGCAGGAGCAGTGAGTCAAAGTCCCTTAAAAATCCTGCTACCGTTTCTTATTGGCAACATGAGAGTAAAGAATCCTTGGCGGAATCCTCTAAGGTACAGAATGTTGTACCTGCTTCTTACACAGCAGCAGATGAGACTACAACCCGGTCACAGGCTATACAAAATTTGTTCAAGAACTGGCTGATGTTACTGCGATCGCCATCACAAACCCAAACAGTGGAAGAAGTCAACAAACCTTCTTCAGTGTCAACAGAATTGTCAAAAACTAAACAAAAGCAAGAAAGAG CACACCTTTGTACCTCGCAGTTAACCTTATATATGGATCAAAAGTGTCAAAAGAATTGA
- the LOC140805819 gene encoding uncharacterized protein isoform X1 translates to MALATHQLQSCSYFSFPSVPSSWSRASKLKRSVPSSFPVGRKNRFITVKCRSCLSVGASLALGPKSKLFKISAFKGSSRHDGSGSRSSESKSLKNPATVSYWQHESKESLAESSKVQNVVPASYTAADETTTRSQAIQNLFKNWLMLLRSPSQTQTVEEVNKPSSVSTELSKTKQKQERGEVSKAVWCYFMGLDATIKIPLLIFTPLYLAVNLIYGSKVSKELTPLWFLGPIIVVFYIKMFRAICGLYIFSFKRTVKVIKDLPAFSLLAYNYVFCGKLIQAIQTRIWKPMADVKNLNYNEESRRILKDFQGWLVERYLDFIESVWPYYCRTIRFLKRANLI, encoded by the exons ATGGCATTGGCAACTCATCAGTTGCAG AGCTGCTCTTATTTTTCTTTCCCCTCCGTGCCTTCATCTTGGAGCAGAGCGAGCAAATTAAAACGTAGCGTTCCATCATCCTTTCCTGTTGGACGGAAAAATAGATTTATAACTGTGAAATGTAGATCTTGTTTGAG TGTAGGAGCTTCCCTTGCCCTTGGACCTAAgtcaaaattatttaaaatatcagCTTTTAAAGGTAGCAGTAGACATGATGGTTCTGGCAGCAGGAGCAGTGAGTCAAAGTCCCTTAAAAATCCTGCTACCGTTTCTTATTGGCAACATGAGAGTAAAGAATCCTTGGCGGAATCCTCTAAGGTACAGAATGTTGTACCTGCTTCTTACACAGCAGCAGATGAGACTACAACCCGGTCACAGGCTATACAAAATTTGTTCAAGAACTGGCTGATGTTACTGCGATCGCCATCACAAACCCAAACAGTGGAAGAAGTCAACAAACCTTCTTCAGTGTCAACAGAATTGTCAAAAACTAAACAAAAGCAAGAAAGAGGTGAAGTTTCAAAGGCTGTTTGGTGCTACTTTATGGGTTTGGATGCAACAATAAAAATACCATTGTTGATATT CACACCTTTGTACCTCGCAGTTAACCTTATATATGGATCAAAAGTGTCAAAAGAATTGACTCCACTATGGTTTCTTGGACCCATAATTGTCGTCTTCTACATTAAGATGTTTAGGGCGATTTGTGGTCTCTATATATTCAGCTTCAAGCGGACAGTCAAGGTAATAAAAGATCTGCCTGCATTCTCCTTACTGGCGTACAATTACGTATTCTGTGGAAAGCTTATACAAGCCATACAAACTCGTATATGGAAGCCTATGGCAGATGTTAAAAACCTGAACTACAATGAAGAAAGTAGGAGAATATTGAAGGACTTCCAAGGCTGGTTAGTGGAGAGATACCTCGATTTTATTGAATCGGTATGGCCATACTACTGCAGAACAATCAGGTTTTTGAAGAGGGCAAATTTGATATAA
- the LOC140805367 gene encoding uncharacterized protein produces MPPKRKNVEGDDSTPPTDKTTRVVDEFTKLLQEQAKVHGEQIQKLLTMQTTIQGQVQERVQGTTNSSENGAYDRFRQMNPPEFIGGPDPLVALEWVKALEAIFDYLKFTDQEKVGCAVFMLVKAARIWWEATKVTINVKELKWNEFKDLFHAKYFSREIKAKKVKEFLELRQASLSVAEYILKFEEGCVFVPFIAENDKDKEIVERALLAEHDEQEIEKERQLRRQVFQAKGQGSSVNVRGGYKGKGKMEQRSRLPLPPTDSERPLCLKCGKPHKGECLIGSGRCYRCKEMGHTVYNCPLSFGKGKVQGRIFTITKEGANPDASVISGNIFILGKEALTLIDTGATHSFISEEFMHTISVKPTVVPVEFNIVLPSGEEIWTNSMFKACPVFMGSRLLYADLIVITMVAFDVILGMDWLSAYRAVINCVSKTVKFLADDYEKDLFVGVTSSLSIPIISCLQATKLLHKGCVGYLASVLDTRKESRIQLQDIDVVQDYPDVFEEDVPGLPPDREVEFVIDLIPGTAPISKAPYRLAPTEMKELKNQLQELLDKDPSKIESIKQWSIPRTVSEVRSFLGLAGYYRRFIENFSKIALPLTSLTRKSVKFEWTIACQQAFQELKDKLTSAPVLVLPCGTEDFVVYSDASKLGLGAVLMQHRKVIAYASRQLKDYEKNYHTHDLELAAVKELNMRQRRWLELVKDYDCTISCHPGKANVVADALSRKSSSELNAMISKPLFLDLQRNEINLVSSGTVARLSTLVLRSTLFDRILKEQQSDVQLLKLKRSNELTGVSEFGLNRDGLMTFRGKICVPIGDNIRRDVLIEAHTAPYSVHPGGTKMYQDLRRLYWWSDRLTKSSHFLPVKTTYSMNQYAEVYIQEIVRFHGIPVSIVSDRDPRFTPEFWKSLHRTLGTKLAFSTAYHPQSDGQSERVIQILEDMLRACTIDFPGSWDSKLPLVEFTYNNSYQSSIGLAPYEALYGRKCRSPLYWKEVGERKMLGPELIQQTTEVVALIQERMKTAQSRQKSYADVRRRPLAFEVGDHVFIKIAPLKGVMKFGKKGKLSPRYIGPFEILDKIGDRAYRLALPPDLDRIHNVFHVSMLRKYLANPFHVLWYESLELLPNLSYDEMPVQILDRKVNVLRNKEIGIVKVLWKNQVIEEATWEPEEEMKQRYPNLFDSR; encoded by the exons ATGCCTCCCAAGCGTAAGAATGTTGAAGGGGATGATAGTACCCCTCCCACAGACAAGACTACTCGTGTAGTAGATGAATTCACTAAGTTATTACAAGAGCAAGCTAAGGTTCATGGTGAACAGATTCAAAAGTTATTGACTATGCAAACGACGATCCAAGGTCAAGTTCAAGAAAGAGTTCAAGGCACGACAAATAGTTCTGAAAATGGTGCTTATGATCGTTTCAGGCAGATGAACCCTCCTGAATTTATTGGTGGTCCTGATCCATTAGTAGCACTAGAATGGGTCAAAGCTTTGGAAGCTATCTTCGACTATTTGAAATTCACTGATCAAGAGAAGGTTGGTTGTGCTGTGTTTATGTTGGTCAAGGCTGCTCGTATTTGGTGGGAAGCCACCAAAGTGACTATTAATGTAAAAGAACTGAAGTGGAACGAGTTTAAAGATTTATTTCAtgccaaatatttttcaagggAAATTAAGGCCAAGAAGGTGAAAGAATTTCTTGAGTTAAGACAGGCTTCTTTGTCTGTTGCTGAGTACATATTGAAATTTGAAGAAGGTTGTGTATTTGTTCCGTTTATTGCCGAGAatgacaaggataaag AAATTGTGGAAAGAGCCTTACttgctgaacatgatgagcaaGAGATAGAGAAGGAAAGGCAGTTGAGGAGACAAGTTTTTCAAGCTAAAGGTCAGGGTTCAAGTGTAAATGTTCGAGGAGGTTATAAAGGCAAAGGCAAGATGGAGCAGCGTAGTAGGCTTCCTTTGCCTCCTACAGATAGTGAACGACCATTGTGTCTCAAGTGTGGAAAGCCACACAAAGGAGAATGTTTAATCGGAAGTGGTCGTTGCTATAGATGTAAGGAAATGGGACACACAGTATATAATTGTCCTCTTTCGTTTGGAAAAGGAAAAGTTCAGGGAAGAATCTTTACGATCACAAAAGAGGGCGCAAATCCTGATGCTTCAGTCATATCAGGTAATATTTTCATTTTGGGCAAAGAAGCACTTACCttaattgatactggtgcaacacattcttttatatctGAGGAGTTTATGCATACTATATCTGTTAAACCTACTGTGGTGCCTGTTGAATTTAATATTGTGTTGCCTTCTGGAGAAGAAATTTGGACAAATAGTATGTTTAAGGCTTGTCCTGTGTTCATGGGATCCAGATTgttgtatgcagatttaattgTAATTAcaatggttgcatttgatgtgatattgggtATGGATTGGTTGTCTGCTTATCGTGCTGTGATTAACTGTGTTAGCAAGACAGTAAAATTTTTAGCAGATGATTATGAGAAGGATTTATTTGTTGGTGTTACCTCTTCATTAAGTATCCCTATTATTTCTTGTCTTCAAGCCACTAAATTGTTGCACAAGGGCTGTGTTGGTTACTTAGCTTCAGTTTTGGATACAAGAAAGGAAAGTAGAATACAATTACAGGACATTGACGTGGTTCAGGATTAtcctgatgtatttgaggagGATGTACCTGGATTACCACCTGATCGAGaagtagagtttgttattgatttaattcCAGGTACAGCCCCAATTTCTAAGGCTCCATACAGATTGGCTCctactgaaatgaaagaattaaagaatCAATTGCAggagctattagataaag ATCCTTCCAAGATTGAGTCTATTAAGCAATGGTCCATTCCAAGGACAGTTTCAGAGGTGagaagttttctgggtttagcaggatattatcgaagATTTATAGAGAACTTCTCAAAGATAGCATTGCCATTGACGAGTTTAACTCGTAAGTCAGTCAAGTTTGAGTGGACTATAGCATGTCAACaagcatttcaagagttgaaagataagttgacttcTGCCCCTGTGTTAGTACTTCCTTGTGGTACTgaagattttgttgtctattCAGATGCTTCAAAATTGGGGTTAGGTGCTGTACTGATGCAGCATAGGaaagtgatagcttatgcttctcgtcagttgaaggactacgagaaAAATTATCATACTCATGATTTGGAGTTAGCAGCTGTG aaagaattgaatatgcggCAACGGAGATGGTTAGaacttgtcaaggattatgattgcactATTAGCTGTCATcctggtaaagctaatgtagttgcagatgctttgagtcgcAAGTCAAGTTCAGAATTGAATGCTATGATTTCTAAACCTTTGTTCCTTGATTTGCAAAGGAATGAGATAAATTTGGTATCTTCAGGGACAGTGGCTCGATTATCTACATTAGTTCTCCGCTCAACTTTGTTTGATCGAATTTTGAAAGAACAACAGTCCGATGTTCAGTTATTGAAGTTAAAAAGGAGTAATGAATTAACAGGAGTTTCTGAATTTGGATTGAATCGTGATGGTTTGATGACCTTTCGAGGTAAAATATGTGTTCCTATAGGTGATAACATTCGAAGAGATGTACTCATAGAAGCTCATACGGCGCCATACTCTGTACATCCTGGTGGTACTAAGATGTACCAAGATCTTCGACGTCTTTATTGGTggtcag atcgattgaccaagtcatcgCATTTTCTTCCTGTCAAGACAACATATTCTATGAATCAATATGCCGAggtatatattcaagaaattgtgagATTTCATGGTATACCGGTATCTATAgtgtcagatcgtgatccaagaTTTACACCAGAGTTTTGGAAAAGTTTACATCGAACTTTGGGCACGAAGTTAGCCTTTAGCACCGCCTACCATCCTCAAAGCGATGGACAATCAGAAAGAGTAATTcaaattcttgaggatatgttaagAGCTTGCACAATTGATTTCCCTGGGAGttgggattccaagttgccaTTGGTTGAATTCACGTATAATAATAGTTATCAGTCTTCCATTGGCTTAGCACCTTATGAAGCCttatatggaagaaagtgtagatctcctttgTATTGGAAAGAGGTAggtgaaagaaagatgttgggCCCTGAGTTGATTCAACAAACAACAGAAGTTGTGGCGTTAATTcaagaaagaatgaagacagctcagtctagacagaaaagttatgcCGATGTGAGAAGACGGCCTTTGGCATTTGAGGTTGGTGATCAtgtttttatcaagatagcTCCTCTAAAAGGAGTTATgaaatttggcaagaaaggtaaGTTaagtcctcgatacattggaccatttgaaattCTAGATAAGATTGGAGATCGAGCCTATCGTCTTGCATTGCCACCGGACTTGGACCGAATTCAtaatgtatttcatgtatctatgcttcGTAAGTATCTTGCGAATCCATTTCATGTTCTTTGGTACGAGTCATTGGAGCTTTTGCCTAACCTAAGTTATGATGAAATGCCggttcaaattcttgatcgtaaAGTTAATGTGTTAAGGAACAAAGAAAttggcattgtcaaagttctatGGAAAAATCAAGTGAttgaagaggccacgtgggaaccggaAGAGGAGATGAAGCAACGTTATCCTAATCTATTCGACAGTAggtaa